aaagtatatatatatatatatatatatatatatatatatatatatatatatatagaaatagaataaacagtacacaaagttaaaaatttaacgcaagcgctttcattttataatcctatagtgatattattgtaaataatatgttttatgcatttatatgtAACAATACACCGGTACATTATTTTGCTGGCTTTGTGACGTAACAATGCACTAGTACATGTGTGACGTTAGATTATCTCTTGACGTAATAAATTACTGTATGACGTTATCAGTATATTGTTATTATCGTTAGACGTTTCACTTGTATTAAACGAATCATAAGAAAAGATAAGAGAAGATTCAGATAACACTTCAACATGTAAGTGCTGATATCTTTCTGTTTTGATTCGTTTTTTCTTCATCGGAACTTGGGTACTGTGAAGGGTGAAATCCGGCGTTTTTACATTAATTATGGCAGATCTAACTGTGGTAGCGGCGATTGGACATTCATACATCAGAAGACTTTCAGACAcgtttttaaaagttaattcGGGTTATGTAAATCTTTGTTTAGACCAAAGTCGATTCTCTGTAACAATTCGTGGTCAAGGAGAATTAGCAGTGAGAGGCTTAGCGACATCTAATCTGTGCAAATTTCCCGAGCCCCAGACATTTGCTTTTTTGCAAATCGGGAGCAACGATGTGTTACTACATTCACCTGCAAGGATTGTAAGATACAGCATTTCTCTTACGGACTTTCTGATCCATGGTACGGGAGTCAAACACATGATTGTAGGTCAACTTATTCGTCGTGACCCCAAGAAATCACCGCTAGGATATAACGACAGTGTTCGCGAAGGTCTAAATTATATTACCAGTcattcggtctggtaaaatttctgtttttaccAGACCGAATGATGATTTACCAGACCGAACGAAAGtcatatacaaataaacaaaaactgaCAGTGCaccaatatttattatttaatctCTAACTAGCTCAAACATCAATGCCCAATTATCATGTTCATCTCGAAATTCATCACAATAATGATCGTTTTCGTCATCATCCTTGGACTCATAAATTTCTTCTAGAGCAAACATGTCGTCGTTGTCCATAACTGCGTTTTCTGCTGAGCctggaaattaataaattgtagTGTAGTTGTTATTAAATTTGACTTGTGATACTTATGAATATTgtcaaaaatcataaaattatatgCGAAATTACTATACATACCTTGAAATTCATCAGCTTCAGAATCAGTTGTGTCTTTGTCCATGCTCTCAGGAATGTTATTTATGTCTGTGTTTTCTGACAAATCTAGGGGAAAAAATAAGCTTTTCAATATTGAGAGATTAGAAAGAaattggggggagggggatttAAGTTTACCAACCTTGAAGTTCAGTGATGTCAATGGAGGATCCCACATCAATCACATTGGTGGACTGACCAGCTTTCTTTGCCCTCTGGTAGTTTGGCAGACGTGGCTTCAGAGCTAAGGACTgtggtagaaaatgtgaagCAACTGATAACAAATAGAGAATAATGCATTTGTATCAGCTAGTATGAAATTCCATCACTTGACAAAGTtgttttgagagaaaaaaaaaatcaattaattcatgtatattcaaatattgtttcTTTAATTTGATAATGCAAATTATGTCATTCAATACTAAATTTGAATTACCAGCCATTTGTCAATAGATGACGTAGGGTCAAATTCTGTAACTCGTGGACTTTGAAGTTTGACCATGAGAATATCGTTGAGGGTAGAGGTTTGAAGGCGTGTTCGTCTACTTGTCTTAACAAGTTTCATGTGAGAAAAAGTAGTCTCACAGCTGACGCTTGTAGGGGGAATGCATCCTAGAAGCTCAATCACGGCCATCAGCATTGGAAACTCAGGATCATGAGCATCACACCATTTCAATTCCTGAACTTTACTTCCATGTCTGtaattatattgattaatttatGATGAtactgaaattttattttggcaTACCAGTCATAACATTatgatatttagttttaatatcACCACTGGGATAGGAACCTACTTTCTGTAGAGAATTTTCTTGAAAAGCCTGAGCTCATTCATGGTCTCCTGAACAGAAAAATCTGGTATGGCTCTTAGAAGAGTTTTGCTGTAATGGTTGGCAATGGTCATTATTTCTGTTTCAGCAAAGactgaaatgaaataaacaataataaatCAGAGGTCTTTTATTTGTACATGGTGATGCCAAATGGTTAAGTCAATAAGTGAATATTAAAATTACAGAGTCACACAATACTATTACAGCATATATTGTGTCattgttattgtaaataatgtacataattataaaGTATATGATCATCATAATGCGAATCGCACTTTATCAGAACAACCATATCTTACCAGTTTACTTAATAACTTGATTTCATATCAATTGAATGCGTATGTTGAAGAATATAAAGTCTTTTACACTACAGTCTACATTAATTTGTAAACAGACAAACACATTCATATGAATAACACAGAAGCAGTAACATTTATGATTAATTGAATAAAACCAAAACGTGTCAactaaaacaaaacatcaacaaaGAACTTTAACAAAGTTTGTTGATATAACCTCCTAAATCTGGACTTTCAACTGTTGGCCAATTCTTAAAGTGCAGAATTCTTGTTGAGTTCATAACATTCGTTTCAGAAACGCCCAACTCAAATCTCTCTTTCAGTGCATCTATGAGCCCACTAAGAATTTCATTCTTGTATGACAACGAAGGTGTATTACCCCGCAGAGTAATGCCCTCATATGTGCCTGCTTCCATAATTTCGGAAACACTTTTAAGGTCCCTAAAtgacaaagtaatttttgatcTACTTATGTTATTGCTTTTTGATTAAGAAGCAAAGCAAAACATTTTTCACATGCATCTCAGTATTATTTAAAGAGACAAATgagattgattttattttatacataaaatttacatgaatgatTCAGAGTGTTAACACTTCAGTGAGTCTTACCTGGTCTTGAACTCTTCCAACAACTCTATGGTGGATTCTGCCCAAATAACACTATCAGCCACAGTGGATTCTGTTTTTTGCAGTTTAAGCGACAGTCTCATGAGAGGTTCTAAAGCTTCCTGTTAATAAAATTTGATGACAACACACATGAAGATGATGGAATGTGGAGATTTGCTTTATGCATGTATGATGATGTTTGATACAGTTTAATTTAAAGAATTTATCAGCTCTCAGTTATTGTCGTAATTATGAGacatttgatttcttgaatagtTACCATATCTACCAATTGTCGGACTAATGTTTGATTTATTCTATAAAGTACAAACCTGGAGAAAAAGAACAAAGCACACAAGGTCTTTCCTCAACAAGATCTTTGCCAGGCCCTCTGCTTTAGGATTCTTGTGGCTCAGGCTACAGAGATGTGCCTCATATGCTTGGAAAGTACGCATCATGTTGTTCATCCCACGGAACAAATGGGCTAGCCAACGTGTTCCGGTCACCTTTGTAGGCACCACACCCTTCACATTTAAAGCTCTGATAGCATCAAGTAGCCCCCGCTTGTTTTTGTACTGTTTTGTGTAAAAATAGTACAGACCTATCAGTAACGTCATAAGTCTATCGTACAGTTTGCTTTTTTTGAGTACATCCCTGAACGCCAGTTCAAGTCTATGCGCAAAGCAATGGACATTAACAAGTTCATCGTTAatgttgtttttcaacagaGCAGAGAGTCCTCCTTTTTTCCCCACCATGTTTGAGGCCCCATCACTCCCCATTCCAACCAGTTTTGCTGTAAATAGTAATTGCAACCAAATGTTATCATGTTTCTAATTCTATACAttgttttttgataaaatttaattattaaCTTTCGTTTCGTCATGTCTCTGCTGAAATAGTGGCAGGACTGACTGAATGAACTAAATTCCTTTTCTTTTAGATATTTGAATGTTATGCATAATTTACGTAGTGATTTCAGATTAGTCACTGCATATTGTGACAGagcatatatatgtaatttcaaCAATAACATAGACATGTACCACTACCTTCAAAAAGATGTACCTTTATCAATCCTGCAATCAGTAAACACCTTCATCAAAAAGGATTCCAAGTCAACTGCACAGGTGCTATTTGGTGTTCCAATTGCTAGGAATCTCTCTGTGACTTTTCCATGCAAGGAGAACCGCAAATAAAGTGCCTCCTGTTCATCACCACTGATGTCAGTTGATCCGTCCATCATGATAGAGAAAAAGTTGACTTTGCTGAGAAAATCTACAGTGTTGTCTCTCTCGGTAGCAGCTATTGACTTCACAAATTCAATGGCAGCTTTGTCGTTGATATATGTGCCGCCTAGATCAATACCTTAAAGATATAATATTACATAAGCTATTTTAGGTTGATATTTCATAACAAGAAAACACAAGTTCTAGAGATTTTTTAGACGTAAGACCAGcatataatataaaaatttacatgtactttacctTTAACTTGATCCAATGAACACAACCATGTGTAGTCACGCATTGGCCGATTGTGCTTCATAACAGCATGAGCATttcgaaataaaaaaacaagTCTGTCTTTTTCAGCTTTTCTTAACGACTGTAAAGCTTTGCCGGCAGAAGTGTTGGTCAAAATATCCGACCCTGTCTTAGCAGACGCATTTTGAAATTCTATGGCCTTTTTATGAGCAACGCTGGACTCGTGGTCGACCACAGCAGTCACTCTGAAATTTGTGCATCCGTCTAAAAAGGTGTTCTGACCTTTTAAGTTTGAGCTTATTCCAGTTGGGGTACGATTGGAACCTGACTTTGAAGCATAACGCTCGACACACACTGAACAAGTCATTGCACTTTTCTCGTCGTTGTAAGTCAGCCATGATCGCCCCTCCTTCCATTTTGGGTTAAATTTTCGTGGAGGTCTTTTCGCCTCGTAATTCTTGTTGTTTTTCGTTGAATCGGGATTGCTAAGCTTTAGTTTTTTTCCTGGTATAGCACCCTCAACAAATTTCAGTCCCAACATTTCACGGTTTATACCGGAACTAAAATACTGTATGTAAATGTCGAACCCGATATATTTAGAAGCGACGATCCCGTGTTGGAGTACGATAACAACGACACTTTTTGAAAACCATTTTAGGAATCCATGGAAAAGatgaacatgttttgaatttcaattttattttattcatttatcattattctCCCAGTTTTCATTGCCTCTACATTACCGGACATTTGGTCCGTCACGATTCTAACTTTTACCGGACCGAGTCTATTTTTACCGGACTTGTCCGACGGTCCGACGAACCTTCGGAAACACTGTAACGACGCGGTCGTTGAAATAAACCAGATCCTGTACTCTGCGTGTGCATCCTTACTAAATGTGACATTTTGGAAACACAAGGGATTTTGGGATAACCTCCAGTACCTTGGGCCCGAAGGAGTACATCTGTCTACAAAATCTGTTAACAATGACCCAGTACCTATGGTCAAATACCTGAGCAGCATTAAATATGCGGTGATCAACACTTGCAGGCAACTAAGGCCAGtatataaattaattagatTATGTTGAAGTATGACATCTTCTTGCATCGCATGTAGCTCTTAAGTTTACAAATTGCAAGACAAGTTTATAGATTTTAAGAACATTTAGGTTGTGATGTAAATAATATTAATGTCATGGGTCAATGACaatacaaacatttaaaatatatatgaagttGGCTCTCGAAATGCATTGAGAATAAGGATTTCTAAGTAATCGATATCATTTGTCCAAGATGTTACATATGTAGTTCATAATATACAGGTGTacgatctctaagtaattcatgttgcttttttaaagaaattggtTTGCTATGTGAACTgtcagtacatgatctctaagtaattcgtgttactgtttctaagaaatTGGTTTGCTATGTGAGCtgccagtacatgatctctatgTAATTCGTGTTACTGTTCTAAGTTGTTAGTTCACTATgcctcagtacatgatctctaagtaattcatgttactgtttctaagttgttagttcactatgcctcagtacatgatctctaagtaattcatgttactgtttctaagatgttagttcactatgcctcagtacatgatctctaagtaattcatggtactgtttctaagaaattgatttgctatgtgaactgccggtacatgatctctaagtaattcgtgttactgtttctaagttgttagttcactatgcctcagtacatgatctctaagtaattcatgttactgtttctaagttgttagttcactatgcctcagtacatgatctctaagtaattcatgttactgtttctaagatgttagttcactatgcctcagtacatgatctctaagtaattcatggtactgtttctaagaaattgatttgctatgtgaactgccggtacatgatctctaagtaattcgtgttactgtttctaagttgttagttcattatgcctcagtacatgatctctaagtaattcatgtgaCTGTTTCTAAGAAAATGGTTTGCTATGTGAACtgccagtacatgatctctaagtaattcatgtgaCTGTTTCTAAGTTGTAAGTTCACTATgcctcagtacatgatctctaagtaattcatgtgactgtttctaagttgttagtttactatgcctcagtacatgatctctaagtaattcatgggACTGTTTCTAAGAAATTGGTTTGCTATGTGAACtgccagtacatgatctctaagtaattcgtgttactgtttctaagatgTTAGTTCACTATATatcagtacatgatctctaagtaatttatgttactgtttctaagaaatTGGTTTCCTATATGAACtgccagtacatgatctctaagtaattcatgttactgtttctaagttgttagttcactatgcctcagtacatgatctctaagtaattcatgttactgtttctaagttgtTAGTTCATTATGCTTCAGTACATAATCTCTTATGTAATTCATGTGACTGTTTCTAAGAAATTGGTTTGCTATGTGAACTGCCAGTACATGAACTCTAAGTAATTCAcgttactgtttctaagttgttagttcactatgtctcagtacatgatctctaagtaattcatgttactgtttctaagttgtTAGTTCATTATGCTTCAGTACATAATCTCTATGTAATTCATGTGACTGTTTCTAAGAAATTGGTTTGCTATGTGAACtgccagtacatgatctctaagtaattcgtgttactgtttctaagttgttagttcactatgcctcagtacatgatctctaagtaattcattttactgtttctaagttgttagttcactatgcctcagtacatgatctctaagtaattcatattactgtttctaagatGTTAGTTCACTATATCTCAGTACATAATCGCTAAGTAATTCATGGTACTGTTTCTAAGAAATTGGTTTACTATGTGAACtgccagtacatgatctctaagtattTCTTATAACTGTTTCTAAGAAAGTGTTTTGCTATGTGATCTGACAATTCATGATATAAGTAAGTACTGTTTCCAATATGTTAGTTCACTATGTCTCGGTACATGATCTATAAGTAATTCATACTACTGTTTCTAAGATTAGTTCACTATGTCTCAGTACTATATCTCAAGTTATTCCTGTtactgtttaaataaaaaatggttTACTAGGTACCAGCATATGATATGTTCTTTTAGTAATCGGGGTTACTGTTTCTAAGTAATTGGTTATTTTGTGGACTGCCAATACGAGCTGTTTAAGTAATTACAGGCATCGAATCTAAAATGTAATATCATGTAATTGTAGCAGGGGCTATTTTCCttataattttgaattcatacatacattttaactATAATAATAGTTGCATTTTCCTCAGTTGTAACCATGCCGAGGAAGCGGCCAGCCGCACACGAGTCTGCCAAACAAAATCAAAAAGAACGAAAATTGATAACCAGTCGGCGAAAGCAGTCAATCAGCCACTAAACATCGATTACGAGAAATTAGCTGCAGATATTTTGAAACGGCAAAATGACAGCAAGAATCAAAACCATGTAGAAACGGAGGAATCAGCAGAGTCAACTGTAGCTCAGTCCTCTGGCACTGTGGATTAGCCGAATAGTCCTGACACTAGCAATAACATCTCTACTTTAATTAaccaaatatttaatacagAGAGCTTTCAGGGAAGCTCCATACTTGGCCAAACAACCAACACACGTTCCATGCCAGCTTTGCACATTTGACACCGATAGCATGCGACTTAATACAAGCCTCTCTCAACCCTGCTACAAAAAGGCATATCTACATACATGGGATAAGCTGTGTCATTGGTCAGCATCAAAGCTTACTCTCCCATTACAAATCTCTACAATTTGTAACTTTTTGGCTCACCtatatgaaaacaattattcGGCAAGCACGTTAGCATCACAGGTTTCcgccatttcatttcttcataaaattttaaacttgCCAAACCCATTTTCTAGtacaaaaattgttaaaaggCTGTCAAAAATCATGTCATGGGGCAGACTCGCGATTCCCAATAACAGGAAATTCTCATGAAACTCATCAATGCCACACATCATACATGCTCCAATTTTCTTCACCGTGTTTTATTGAAAGCATTGTTTCTCACTGCCTTTTTCGGATTTTTCATACTAGGGGAATTAGTTACGAAGTCAAAACAGGCTATAGTTCAAGTAATACAAAAGTCAGACGTCCATTTCGAAGCAAAAGAAGAGAAGTTAACCAGTGTAAGCTTAATTTTACGTCATGCAAAAACTATGCAAGCTGACCAATCAATTACTATATGCTTAGAGGTCAAGCCTGACAAGGAATTCTGTCCAGTTTTTGCTCTCTTTCACTATTTCCGTAAATTCAAACATTCAAGTGGTCCCCTTTTTCAGTTTATTAACGGGGCCCCAGTTTTACAttcatttgtttcaaaacaattaGAGGCAGCTATTTCATTCATGGGTTTGAATCCAAAATTGTACAAAGGTCACAGTTTTCGAATCGGAGCAGCAACACATGCAGCTAGGTTAGGTTTTTCTGAAAACGCGATACAGCGAATGGGTCGATGGAAGTCCGATGCTGTTAAGAGATATATAAGGACGGGTTCTTTTACTCTTTTAATCTAATGAGTCAGATTATGTCTGTCATATTCCCCTGTAGGTGTCACTAGATCACTCAACATTAGATGGGTCAGATTATGTCTGTCATCCTCCCATGCAGAGACCGTCTTCATATCAACATTAGATGGGTCAGATTATGTCTGCCATCCTCCCATAGACCGTCTTCAGATCAACATTAGATGGGTCAGATTATGTCTGCCATCCTCCCATAGACCGTCTTTATATCAACATTAGATGGGTCAGATTATGTCTGCCATCATTCTATGACTCTTAGTATATGTAAGTTGTTAGTGATGAGTAGGCCAGATTATGTCTGCTACTTTCTCCGACACCTGTGCtgctagtatacatgtactcctGTATGTGCTAAATAGGTGACACTGATGTAATCCAGGTCATAGAATCAGGAGTTTTGCTGGCTATTTGAAATTGTATAAGTATTCTGTTGTGTTATGTATTATTGAATTTCCTTTTCTCaagattttctgatatcaaagagGATTTTCTTTCCTCTGGCATGTTTATATGTTGTTTCCCTTGGGTGGCGGAAAATCCAATGTTTATTGGATTTTGGTGGCCTATTGTTTGTTGCCaccttatttttcatcatagtgATTATAATTTTCACACTATATCTTAACATGTAACTTTGGGAGATCCTAAACCAAGTCTATGTACAATTTGATAA
This genomic window from Ostrea edulis chromosome 4, xbOstEdul1.1, whole genome shotgun sequence contains:
- the LOC125671107 gene encoding uncharacterized protein LOC125671107 gives rise to the protein MTIANHYSKTLLRAIPDFSVQETMNELRLFKKILYRKHGSKVQELKWCDAHDPEFPMLMAVIELLGCIPPTSVSCETTFSHMKLVKTSRRTRLQTSTLNDILMVKLQSPRVTEFDPTSSIDKWLSLALKPRLPNYQRAKKAGQSTNVIDVGSSIDITELQDLSENTDINNIPESMDKDTTDSEADEFQGSAENAVMDNDDMFALEEIYESKDDDENDHYCDEFRDEHDNWALMFELVRD
- the LOC130046331 gene encoding zinc finger protein 862-like, which produces MLGLKFVEGAIPGKKLKLSNPDSTKNNKNYEAKRPPRKFNPKWKEGRSWLTYNDEKSAMTCSVCVERYASKSGSNRTPTGISSNLKGQNTFLDGCTNFRVTAVVDHESSVAHKKAIEFQNASAKTGSDILTNTSAGKALQSLRKAEKDRLVFLFRNAHAVMKHNRPMRDYTWLCSLDQVKGIDLGGTYINDKAAIEFVKSIAATERDNTVDFLSKVNFFSIMMDGSTDISGDEQEALYLRFSLHGKVTERFLAIGTPNSTCAVDLESFLMKVFTDCRIDKAKLVGMGSDGASNMVGKKGGLSALLKNNINDELVNVHCFAHRLELAFRDVLKKSKLYDRLMTLLIGLYYFYTKQYKNKRGLLDAIRALNVKGVVPTKVTGTRWLAHLFRGMNNMMRTFQAYEAHLCSLSHKNPKAEGLAKILLRKDLVCFVLFLQEALEPLMRLSLKLQKTESTVADSVIWAESTIELLEEFKTSLC